The Antarcticibacterium sp. 1MA-6-2 genome has a window encoding:
- a CDS encoding thioredoxin domain-containing protein, with protein MAFKIKFILPFLILTLCTLAGCKNETEKELTKGNRLARANSPYLQEHADNPVDWYEWGPEALEKAREEDKPIIISVGYASCHWCHVMERESFMDSSVAKIMNRDFVSIKIDREERPDIDKIYMNAAQLLNGSGGWPLNAVTLPNGKPFFAGTYFPPEEWKNILTQIAKAYKENKEPLIKTANALTEGIKSTNKLGDLGMKQNKISKDDYIALMEAWEPKFDTAKGGYRGEEKFPLPVSWDALLQYYYLTENEKALEMVKTTLDNLARGGIYDQLGGGFSRYTTDPDWLIPHFEKMLYDNAQLISLYSKAYKVIPSEEYKNVIVETIQFVERELSNNEGGFYSSLNADTDGEEGKYYVWSLEELRNTLAPSEIDLVTNYFNIEPYGNWERGKNILFRKSSMEEFARREGVDYSKLQTSLNEARKKLLKQRQTRIQPSVDDKSLTSWNALMIEAYLEAFLALNNPEYLQRAIDGANFLNEKMLSPDSSLWRSYKDGKGRIAAFLDDYAMLSQAYIHLYQITLEKEWLTKANKIVDYAISNFRDDTSGMFYYTSKTNNNLVAQKMELDDNVIPSSNSVMAKNLFILGTLLEQEEYLKMSEKMMSQMYDLTMEDPSFYANWTKLMGTNAFGAYEIAIVGHSAQQKNFQVQNEYLPTSIFMGGNEENLPLLENKLVEGETLIYVCQNKTCKYPVSLAEEAIEIIGKYHSGREESTNIWN; from the coding sequence GTGGCATTTAAGATAAAATTTATTTTACCGTTTTTAATCCTCACCCTTTGCACGTTAGCCGGGTGTAAAAACGAAACAGAGAAAGAACTTACCAAAGGAAACCGTCTCGCACGTGCTAATAGTCCTTACTTACAAGAGCACGCAGATAATCCTGTAGACTGGTATGAATGGGGGCCTGAAGCTCTGGAAAAAGCCAGGGAAGAAGATAAACCTATTATCATTAGTGTTGGTTATGCTTCCTGTCACTGGTGCCATGTCATGGAAAGGGAAAGTTTTATGGATTCAAGTGTAGCAAAAATCATGAATCGTGATTTCGTTTCTATAAAGATTGATCGTGAAGAGCGACCAGATATTGATAAAATTTATATGAATGCAGCACAGTTATTAAACGGTAGTGGGGGCTGGCCATTGAATGCAGTAACTCTTCCAAATGGGAAGCCCTTTTTCGCAGGAACATATTTTCCACCTGAAGAATGGAAAAACATTTTAACCCAAATTGCTAAAGCTTATAAAGAAAATAAGGAGCCCTTAATTAAGACCGCAAATGCTTTAACTGAAGGAATTAAGAGTACAAACAAACTGGGGGATCTTGGAATGAAGCAAAATAAGATTTCCAAGGATGATTATATTGCTTTAATGGAAGCGTGGGAGCCAAAGTTTGACACTGCAAAAGGGGGTTACAGGGGTGAGGAGAAGTTTCCATTACCCGTAAGCTGGGATGCACTTCTACAGTATTACTATCTTACCGAAAACGAAAAAGCCCTGGAAATGGTTAAGACAACGCTTGATAATCTTGCCAGGGGAGGAATTTACGATCAGTTAGGTGGCGGTTTTTCAAGATACACCACAGATCCCGATTGGTTGATTCCGCATTTCGAAAAGATGCTTTACGATAACGCCCAATTAATAAGCTTATACTCTAAAGCGTATAAAGTTATTCCATCAGAAGAATATAAAAATGTTATAGTCGAAACCATTCAATTCGTAGAACGGGAACTGTCAAATAATGAAGGTGGTTTCTACTCTTCTTTAAATGCCGATACAGATGGTGAAGAAGGAAAATATTACGTTTGGTCTTTGGAAGAACTGCGCAATACTTTAGCTCCTTCTGAAATTGATTTGGTTACTAACTATTTCAATATTGAACCCTACGGAAACTGGGAAAGAGGGAAAAATATACTTTTTCGAAAATCCTCGATGGAAGAATTTGCACGTCGCGAAGGTGTGGATTACAGCAAGCTCCAAACTTCTCTCAATGAGGCCCGAAAAAAGCTTTTGAAACAACGACAAACCAGAATACAGCCCAGTGTGGATGATAAATCTCTAACCTCATGGAATGCCCTAATGATCGAAGCATATTTGGAGGCCTTTTTAGCTCTTAATAATCCCGAATATCTTCAAAGGGCAATAGATGGTGCTAATTTCCTAAACGAAAAAATGCTTAGTCCGGATAGTAGTTTATGGAGGAGTTATAAAGATGGGAAAGGCAGGATTGCTGCTTTTCTCGATGATTATGCAATGCTTAGCCAGGCATATATTCATCTTTACCAAATCACTCTGGAAAAGGAGTGGCTTACAAAGGCGAACAAAATTGTCGATTATGCTATCAGCAATTTTAGGGATGACACAAGCGGAATGTTTTATTATACTTCAAAAACCAATAACAACCTGGTTGCGCAAAAAATGGAATTGGATGATAACGTAATTCCCTCATCTAATTCTGTTATGGCGAAAAATCTTTTTATCCTGGGGACACTTTTGGAACAGGAAGAATACTTAAAGATGAGTGAGAAAATGATGAGCCAAATGTATGATCTCACAATGGAAGACCCTTCTTTTTACGCGAATTGGACAAAGTTAATGGGTACAAATGCTTTTGGTGCGTATGAAATTGCCATTGTAGGACATAGTGCCCAACAAAAGAATTTTCAGGTTCAAAACGAGTACTTGCCTACCTCTATTTTTATGGGAGGCAATGAAGAAAATTTACCACTCCTCGAGAATAAACTTGTAGAGGGGGAAACCTTGATCTACGTATGTCAGAATAAAACGTGCAAATACCCTGTGAGTTTAGCAGAAGAAGCCATAGAAATTATAGGAAAGTACCATAGTGGCAGGGAAGAAAGTACAAACATTTGGAACTAA
- a CDS encoding RagB/SusD family nutrient uptake outer membrane protein, whose protein sequence is MKKIKIILMVFVALFTVNGCDEEDFELSNPSGLSPETYFRTETQVQSAVNAIYANMQTIGLYTRIYFFAMDNMSHENAGNSQLEADKRAFLEYSFDASHPPISWYWDSCYRGINKANFVINNEERINEIPSSLLSDDKKARFVGEAKFMRAFYYFLLVTRFGDVPLITVIPEDGSGFPRSPKEDVYDQIVKDLNDASESLWERGRTENGRATQGAAYALLGKTHLYREQYQEALDAFSNIYGDYSLEEDYYANFREEDEFGPESIFEVNYDDDLGNSAVWNSNASGEGANEVTFRGQEYGFNDWFNVYPSEDLLSEYEDGDIRFDETFYTVGDTFAGGVIESIPNDRSAAWRKYQNYYKDVNEDMASGINFKVIRYADVLLMMAEAENALGNPEQAIEYINEVRERADLQPLSMDLSQDKVFTAIVHERMVELAGEQVRFPDLVRWELAADYLSEYGFQAGKNEIWPIPNDEIAANESIGQEDQNPGY, encoded by the coding sequence ATGAAAAAAATAAAAATAATTTTAATGGTCTTTGTCGCATTGTTCACAGTAAATGGATGTGATGAAGAAGATTTTGAGCTAAGCAACCCCAGCGGTCTTTCTCCTGAAACTTATTTTAGGACAGAGACTCAGGTGCAGTCTGCTGTGAATGCCATCTATGCTAATATGCAGACAATAGGATTGTATACAAGGATTTATTTCTTTGCCATGGATAATATGTCTCATGAAAATGCAGGAAACTCTCAATTGGAGGCTGATAAAAGAGCTTTTCTTGAGTATTCCTTTGATGCGAGTCATCCTCCTATTAGCTGGTACTGGGATTCCTGTTACCGTGGGATAAACAAAGCCAATTTTGTTATCAATAATGAAGAAAGAATTAATGAAATTCCTTCTTCTCTTTTAAGTGATGATAAAAAAGCCAGGTTTGTTGGAGAAGCTAAATTTATGAGGGCGTTTTATTATTTTCTTTTGGTTACCCGTTTTGGCGATGTTCCTTTGATCACTGTAATTCCCGAAGATGGATCTGGTTTCCCTCGTTCTCCCAAGGAAGATGTCTATGATCAAATCGTAAAGGATTTAAATGATGCAAGCGAGTCTCTATGGGAAAGAGGCCGTACCGAAAATGGTAGAGCTACTCAGGGTGCTGCTTATGCCTTATTAGGTAAAACACATCTATATAGAGAGCAATACCAGGAGGCTCTTGATGCTTTTAGTAATATCTATGGAGATTATTCTCTTGAAGAAGATTACTATGCAAATTTTAGAGAAGAAGATGAGTTTGGACCGGAATCTATTTTTGAAGTAAACTACGATGATGATTTAGGAAACTCTGCTGTCTGGAATTCCAATGCATCAGGAGAAGGTGCAAATGAAGTTACCTTCCGCGGTCAGGAGTATGGATTTAATGATTGGTTCAATGTTTATCCTTCAGAAGATCTTCTTAGTGAATATGAAGATGGAGATATTAGATTTGATGAGACCTTTTATACTGTTGGAGATACTTTTGCAGGTGGGGTTATAGAATCTATTCCTAACGATAGAAGCGCGGCCTGGAGAAAATATCAAAATTATTACAAAGATGTTAATGAGGATATGGCTTCCGGAATTAACTTTAAAGTAATACGATATGCTGATGTTCTTTTAATGATGGCTGAAGCTGAAAACGCACTGGGTAACCCGGAACAAGCTATAGAATACATTAACGAAGTAAGAGAGAGAGCAGATTTGCAACCACTTTCTATGGATCTTTCCCAGGATAAAGTTTTCACTGCTATAGTACACGAAAGAATGGTGGAGCTCGCGGGAGAACAAGTACGTTTCCCTGACCTTGTTAGATGGGAACTTGCGGCAGATTATCTTTCAGAATATGGTTTCCAGGCTGGAAAGAATGAGATCTGGCCAATTCCAAATGACGAGATTGCTGCAAATGAAAGCATAGGACAGGAGGACCAGAATCCTGGTTACTAA
- a CDS encoding SusC/RagA family TonB-linked outer membrane protein, translating to MLRVTRLAVRIRGLASPNNNDPLYVIDGVIAGGLGSLNPNDIENIQVLKDASTTAVYGSRGANGVVLVTTKSGKASQKAQLSLDLYSGVNFNSNRFDLLNREQYIQYAREITDTDPERLTNPEYADFIDNETDWQDEIFRTGILKSITLGFSGGNESSNFRFSGGYLNQEGAVIETEFERFNFRSNSNVNFGKLSFGQTLNVSFTAQNPERADGGRSIIEHAIKSAPYLQVYNPDNRGGFQGPNSALDGQDAANPVRVQTLGNALNKGLTVLGSLFAEYEIIDGLTFRSQAGLDYYKFNNDSFIPSYNDDSSGATHQSGFAQITKNSGTNQSLTLTNSLTYKFDVADLHNFEILALAEDQRIDSESLDASSQNPITDDVEEVSLNQPGLSSASSEYRRVGFLGRLNYNFDQKYLLAGSYRKDASTRFGANNRWGSFWSVAAGWNVAKESFMEDSEINNLKIRGSWGTTGNDQIGNYLYSSTLVTSFIYPFGGAAFQGTTAEGLANPNLKWEEVTMKNIGVDLGVWNNAFTLSVEYYINRSDDLLFDLPLPPTLGYNRPTIASNVGSVETKGFEADFGYNDFEGDFTWSANLNLGTSKNEVLSIGNLTQVQSGFFENENLTRIAPGEALFHFYGLRTDGIFQNQAEVDAVYTANPDQTVVQPGDIRFVDINGDGDINAADKTVIGNPYPTLTMGLNLSAQYGNFDISLFIQGAYGQDIYNTNLYDLEGMPRLFNSGVAVLDRWTGEGTSNTIPRALGAPQNLNASDRFIEDGSYTRLKNLNIGYTFDEAVFGESLSNLRIYLSGQNLITLTDYSGLDPEIGVDNVLLQGTGAIGIDRGLYPQPTSITLGLQLGF from the coding sequence GTGCTCCGGGTAACACGCTTAGCAGTAAGAATTAGAGGACTTGCCTCCCCTAATAATAATGACCCATTATATGTTATTGATGGTGTTATAGCGGGTGGACTAGGTAGTCTTAATCCAAATGATATTGAGAACATTCAGGTATTAAAAGATGCTTCTACTACTGCTGTTTACGGCTCGAGAGGAGCGAATGGAGTAGTACTGGTTACAACAAAGTCGGGAAAAGCATCTCAAAAAGCCCAGCTAAGCCTAGACCTTTATTCAGGTGTTAATTTTAATAGTAACCGATTTGATTTATTAAACCGGGAACAGTATATACAGTACGCAAGAGAGATTACAGACACTGATCCTGAACGTCTTACCAATCCAGAATATGCTGATTTTATTGATAATGAAACCGACTGGCAGGATGAAATATTTAGAACGGGTATCTTAAAAAGTATTACCCTCGGTTTTTCAGGAGGTAATGAAAGTAGTAATTTCAGGTTTTCAGGGGGTTACCTTAATCAGGAGGGAGCTGTTATTGAAACAGAATTTGAGAGATTTAATTTTAGATCTAATAGCAATGTAAATTTTGGAAAACTTAGCTTCGGCCAAACCTTGAATGTTTCTTTTACAGCACAAAATCCTGAACGAGCTGATGGTGGAAGGTCAATTATAGAACATGCTATTAAATCTGCACCTTACTTACAGGTTTACAATCCTGATAACAGAGGCGGTTTCCAGGGGCCAAATTCTGCATTGGATGGTCAGGATGCTGCGAACCCTGTAAGGGTACAAACTTTAGGTAATGCTCTAAATAAAGGTCTGACTGTTTTAGGAAGTCTTTTTGCAGAATATGAAATAATCGATGGTCTTACTTTTAGGAGCCAGGCAGGTTTGGATTATTACAAATTTAATAATGATAGTTTCATACCTTCTTATAACGATGACAGCAGCGGAGCCACACATCAATCTGGTTTTGCACAGATCACCAAAAACAGTGGTACAAACCAATCTCTTACTCTTACAAATAGCCTTACCTACAAATTTGATGTTGCAGATTTACACAATTTTGAAATTTTGGCTTTAGCTGAAGATCAAAGAATTGATAGTGAAAGCCTGGATGCAAGTAGCCAGAACCCTATTACTGATGATGTAGAAGAAGTTTCTTTAAATCAGCCTGGATTATCTTCAGCGTCTTCAGAATATAGAAGAGTAGGATTTTTAGGTCGGTTAAATTACAACTTTGACCAAAAATATCTTTTAGCGGGTTCTTATCGTAAGGATGCATCTACCCGTTTTGGTGCCAATAACCGCTGGGGTAGTTTCTGGTCTGTGGCTGCAGGATGGAATGTGGCAAAGGAGAGTTTTATGGAAGATTCAGAAATTAACAATTTAAAAATTAGAGGTAGCTGGGGTACAACCGGAAATGATCAAATAGGAAATTATCTTTATTCTTCAACATTAGTTACAAGTTTTATATACCCTTTTGGAGGCGCAGCTTTTCAGGGAACTACTGCCGAAGGACTTGCTAATCCAAACCTTAAATGGGAAGAGGTGACAATGAAAAATATTGGAGTGGATTTAGGAGTATGGAACAATGCGTTTACCCTATCCGTGGAGTATTATATTAATCGTAGTGATGATCTTCTATTTGACTTGCCTCTTCCACCAACATTAGGTTATAATCGTCCTACAATAGCTTCTAATGTAGGATCTGTGGAGACTAAAGGTTTTGAAGCTGACTTTGGCTATAATGATTTTGAAGGGGATTTTACCTGGTCTGCCAATCTAAATTTGGGAACCAGTAAAAATGAGGTGTTATCAATTGGAAATTTAACTCAGGTCCAGAGTGGATTTTTCGAAAATGAGAATTTAACAAGGATCGCTCCGGGAGAAGCTTTATTTCACTTTTATGGTTTAAGAACTGATGGGATCTTCCAAAATCAGGCAGAAGTGGATGCAGTATATACTGCGAATCCCGATCAAACAGTGGTGCAACCGGGAGATATTCGATTTGTGGACATTAACGGAGATGGTGATATAAATGCAGCAGACAAAACAGTAATAGGAAATCCATACCCTACACTTACAATGGGACTTAATTTAAGTGCTCAATATGGTAACTTCGACATTTCCCTGTTCATTCAGGGAGCTTATGGCCAGGATATTTATAATACCAATCTTTATGACCTTGAAGGTATGCCAAGGTTGTTTAACAGTGGAGTGGCTGTGCTGGACAGATGGACAGGAGAAGGAACGTCAAACACAATTCCAAGAGCCCTGGGTGCGCCTCAAAATCTTAATGCTTCAGATCGTTTTATAGAAGATGGTTCTTATACCAGATTGAAGAACTTGAATATTGGATATACTTTTGACGAAGCTGTATTTGGAGAATCACTTTCTAATTTGAGAATTTATTTAAGCGGTCAAAATTTGATTACGTTAACTGACTATTCAGGGTTAGATCCCGAGATTGGTGTTGATAATGTTTTACTCCAGGGTACAGGAGCTATAGGTATAGATAGAGGTTTGTATCCGCAGCCTACTTCTATTACATTGGGTCTTCAATTAGGATTTTAA
- a CDS encoding FG-GAP-like repeat-containing protein encodes MVLGRLVPGNYPIPAKSYILKNIGGNGKAKYRDITKNIAPEFQSLGMATSAEIVDIDNDGWEDIVVVGEWMPIRVFKNSEKGFKEITEDLGLADTTCWWWSIKTGDFDGDGDQDFLVGNLGRNYKYTANEEETFDIYFNDFDENNKQDIVLSYYNEGEKFPLRGRECSSQQMPGIKNKFPDYQSFSTATLEDVYTEKSLENSLHYQVKSFASVYLENRNGKFIRHELPPAAQVSSINQILVDDYNGDGNLDALIAGNLFWSEVETTRNDAGYGMFLKGNGKGGFKETGASQSGFFVPGDVKDLLSLTFNGREIIVPVKNNDRLQFIGVNSSNLSELQ; translated from the coding sequence TTGGTATTAGGACGCCTGGTTCCCGGAAATTATCCTATACCTGCAAAATCTTATATCCTGAAGAACATAGGAGGAAATGGCAAAGCAAAGTACCGGGATATCACCAAAAATATAGCCCCGGAATTTCAGTCACTGGGAATGGCCACCAGTGCCGAGATCGTAGATATTGATAATGATGGATGGGAGGATATTGTGGTTGTAGGAGAATGGATGCCCATAAGAGTTTTTAAAAATTCAGAAAAAGGTTTTAAAGAAATTACAGAAGACCTGGGCTTAGCCGATACTACCTGCTGGTGGTGGAGTATTAAAACAGGGGATTTCGATGGTGACGGGGACCAGGATTTTCTCGTGGGAAATTTGGGCCGTAATTACAAATACACGGCCAATGAAGAAGAAACCTTTGATATCTACTTCAATGATTTTGATGAGAATAATAAACAGGACATCGTGCTAAGTTATTATAACGAGGGAGAAAAATTTCCTTTACGGGGAAGAGAGTGTTCTTCGCAACAAATGCCAGGGATAAAGAACAAATTTCCCGATTATCAATCATTTTCAACTGCCACGCTGGAGGATGTTTATACTGAAAAAAGCCTTGAGAACTCTCTTCATTACCAGGTGAAATCCTTCGCCAGTGTTTATCTGGAAAACCGGAACGGAAAATTTATTAGGCATGAACTACCTCCTGCTGCGCAGGTCTCTTCCATAAATCAAATTCTCGTTGATGATTACAATGGGGACGGAAATCTGGATGCATTAATTGCCGGAAACCTCTTCTGGTCAGAAGTGGAGACCACACGTAATGATGCGGGCTATGGGATGTTTTTGAAAGGAAATGGAAAGGGTGGCTTTAAAGAGACAGGTGCTTCACAAAGTGGTTTTTTCGTGCCGGGAGATGTAAAAGATCTTTTATCCCTGACTTTCAATGGCCGGGAAATTATAGTGCCCGTGAAGAACAATGACCGCTTACAATTCATCGGGGTGAACTCTTCCAACTTATCAGAACTTCAATAA
- a CDS encoding ThuA domain-containing protein has translation MRYLLIFFTLLLANKTPAQNQFNVFLFTKTAGWHHESINEGVTALRSMAKRHKFDLQWHEDASRFNDDFLQQFDVIVFLNTSEDILNEEQQAAFQKFIQSGKGFVGVHSASNTEYEWPWYNQLVGKMFHIHPLEQTAMVDVIDTNFPGMEIFPKRFLWTDEWYEFLPEEYSSHLNILLSVDEDSYNPEVQWEEKKGKRMGDHPIAWYQYFDNGRSFYTGLGHIAEIYQNPWFLHHLYGGIYWAATGKGIKDDSRN, from the coding sequence GTGAGATACCTCCTTATATTTTTCACTCTGCTTCTAGCAAATAAAACACCTGCGCAAAATCAGTTTAACGTTTTTCTTTTCACTAAAACTGCCGGATGGCATCACGAATCTATAAATGAAGGAGTTACAGCTTTAAGGTCTATGGCTAAAAGACATAAATTTGATCTGCAATGGCACGAAGACGCCTCAAGGTTTAATGATGATTTTCTTCAACAGTTCGATGTTATTGTTTTTTTAAACACTTCCGAAGACATTTTAAATGAAGAGCAACAAGCTGCTTTTCAAAAATTTATTCAATCGGGAAAAGGTTTTGTGGGTGTACACAGTGCCTCCAATACAGAATATGAATGGCCCTGGTATAACCAACTGGTTGGGAAAATGTTTCATATTCATCCATTGGAACAAACTGCAATGGTAGATGTAATAGATACTAATTTCCCTGGTATGGAGATTTTCCCAAAACGCTTTCTTTGGACCGACGAATGGTATGAATTTCTTCCGGAAGAATATTCCAGCCACCTGAACATATTGCTAAGTGTTGATGAGGATTCATACAATCCCGAAGTTCAGTGGGAAGAGAAAAAAGGCAAAAGGATGGGCGATCATCCAATTGCCTGGTATCAATATTTTGACAACGGAAGATCTTTCTATACCGGATTAGGTCATATAGCAGAAATATACCAAAATCCCTGGTTTCTGCACCATCTTTATGGAGGTATTTACTGGGCTGCTACAGGTAAAGGAATTAAAGATGATTCCCGAAATTAA
- a CDS encoding carboxypeptidase-like regulatory domain-containing protein, which yields MCFGFLSAQQVITGTVTDANGPLPGVNVILEGTTVGTTTDFDGNYSLQVNEDLGPDSRLVFSYISYETREVAINGRSVIDVNMVASAEALDDVIVVGYGTQSRAEVTGAISSIDADEINSLPVATAEQALQGRASGVTVINSGAPGNTLSSKN from the coding sequence ATGTGTTTTGGATTCCTTTCGGCACAACAGGTTATAACTGGGACAGTTACTGATGCAAATGGGCCGCTTCCCGGAGTGAATGTGATTCTGGAAGGGACAACGGTAGGTACTACAACAGATTTTGATGGAAATTATTCACTGCAGGTGAATGAAGATCTAGGGCCCGATTCCAGGCTTGTCTTTAGCTATATTAGCTATGAAACAAGAGAAGTGGCAATAAATGGCCGATCTGTTATTGACGTTAATATGGTTGCCAGTGCAGAGGCATTGGACGATGTTATAGTGGTAGGTTACGGTACCCAGTCAAGAGCTGAGGTTACGGGAGCTATTTCATCTATTGATGCCGATGAGATCAACAGTTTACCTGTTGCCACTGCAGAGCAGGCTTTACAGGGAAGAGCTTCTGGTGTGACTGTAATCAACTCCGGTGCTCCGGGTAACACGCTTAGCAGTAAGAATTAG